The genomic window CGGAGGGGATGGAGCGCATCGACACGCACATCCACATCCACCGCGAGGCCCCGGCGCTCGTCGCCAGCTTCAAGGACTCGAGGTGGAGCGGCCTGGACATCGTGGTCTGCCCGACCGAGGGCGACGAGCCGTACGACCTCGGGGCCAGGCTGGACGCGACCCTCAAGGGGGCCAGGTCGAGCGGCGGCCGGATCGCCTGGGCGTCCACGTTCGACGCCCGCGGCTTCGAGTCGCCCGACTTCGCGGAGCGGACGTCGGCCCGCCTCCGCCGGACGTTCGACGACGGCGCGATCGGCGTGAAGATCTGGAAGAACATCGGCATGGCGATCCGGGGCAAGGCCGGCGCCTACCTGCTGCCGGATCACCCCTCGCTCCTCCCGATCTACGAGGCGATCGGCCGGGCCGACCGGACGCTGGTCGCGCACCTGGCCGAGCCGGACGGGGCCTGGATGCCGCTCGACGACAAGAACCCGGAGCTGCCGTACTACTCGAAGAACCCGCGATGGCACATGCTCGGCAGGGCGGGCGTGCCGTCGAAGGAGTCGATCCTGGACGCCCGCGACCGCGTGCTGGCCCGCTATCCGAGGCTCCGGGTCGTCGGCTGCCACCTCGGGAGCGACGAGGACGACCTGAAGCGGCTCGCCCGCCGGCTCGACGCGTTCCCCAACTTCGCCGTCGACACCGCGGCCCGCATCCGCTACTTCGCGCGGGGAAACCGCGAGCAGACCCGCGAGTTCCTCACGCGGTATCAGGACCGCATCCTCTACGCCACGGACTTCGCCCTCCGCGACACGGCCCCGGAGGCCGGCGCGAAGACCCTGCTGGCCCGGCATCGGCGCGACTGGGACTTCTTCGCCACCGACGCCGCGATGGAGTACGAGGGCCGCCCCACGCGCGGGCTCGCCCTGCCCGAGCCGGTCCTGCGGAAGATCTTCCGCGACAACGCCCGGCGCTGGCTCCCCGGCATCGGGGTTTGAACCGAAACCCCCGAGTGCCGGGGCAAGGCGGTGATGGCATGTACGTTGCCGTCGGTCGAGGGGCCATGCCCCCCCTGGAGGCGATCCTGCAGGA from Aquisphaera giovannonii includes these protein-coding regions:
- a CDS encoding amidohydrolase family protein, with the protein product MPTRRDLLHLAAAPLLLRTARAADAGADAEGMERIDTHIHIHREAPALVASFKDSRWSGLDIVVCPTEGDEPYDLGARLDATLKGARSSGGRIAWASTFDARGFESPDFAERTSARLRRTFDDGAIGVKIWKNIGMAIRGKAGAYLLPDHPSLLPIYEAIGRADRTLVAHLAEPDGAWMPLDDKNPELPYYSKNPRWHMLGRAGVPSKESILDARDRVLARYPRLRVVGCHLGSDEDDLKRLARRLDAFPNFAVDTAARIRYFARGNREQTREFLTRYQDRILYATDFALRDTAPEAGAKTLLARHRRDWDFFATDAAMEYEGRPTRGLALPEPVLRKIFRDNARRWLPGIGV